From a region of the Ardenticatena maritima genome:
- a CDS encoding SAM-dependent methyltransferase, whose translation MTEGFSNLPDIDTTRPSAARMYDYYLGGFHNFEVDRQAADQLLKIYPQVRDSAVANRAFMRRAVRFMVSQGIDQFLDLGSGIPTAGNVHEIAQAVNPDARVVYVDIDPVAVAHGRVILEGNENATVIQADARDIEQIINHPDVQRLIDFSKPTGFLAVGFFYFVDDEGVKKILETFRSLAVSGSYLALTHLSDDDEVVTNDHIRAAIEKGKEIYARSPNPLYWRKKCEIEAMFEGWELVEPGLVFVPLWRPEGDDDPGLDDPAALAMYGGVGIKP comes from the coding sequence GTGACTGAAGGTTTCTCGAACTTGCCGGATATTGACACGACACGACCGAGCGCCGCGCGGATGTACGACTATTACCTGGGCGGCTTCCACAACTTTGAAGTGGACCGCCAGGCGGCGGATCAGCTTCTCAAAATTTACCCACAGGTACGTGATTCCGCAGTTGCCAATCGCGCTTTTATGCGGCGGGCTGTGCGTTTCATGGTGTCGCAAGGGATTGACCAGTTTTTGGATTTGGGGTCGGGGATTCCGACGGCGGGCAACGTGCACGAGATTGCGCAGGCGGTAAACCCCGACGCGCGGGTGGTGTACGTGGATATAGACCCGGTGGCGGTGGCGCATGGGCGCGTAATTCTGGAAGGCAATGAAAACGCCACAGTGATTCAAGCCGATGCGCGCGATATTGAGCAAATCATCAACCATCCCGATGTGCAACGCTTGATTGATTTTTCCAAGCCGACGGGTTTTTTGGCGGTGGGCTTTTTCTACTTCGTTGATGATGAAGGGGTGAAGAAAATTCTGGAGACGTTCCGCTCTCTGGCGGTGTCAGGGAGTTATTTGGCATTGACGCATTTGTCGGATGATGATGAAGTTGTCACCAATGACCACATTCGTGCAGCCATTGAGAAAGGGAAGGAGATTTACGCTCGTTCTCCCAATCCTTTATATTGGCGCAAAAAATGCGAAATTGAAGCGATGTTTGAAGGGTGGGAACTGGTAGAGCCGGGGTTGGTGTTTGTTCCGCTTTGGCGGCCGGAAGGTGATGACGACCCCGGATTGGACGACCCGGCTGCTTTGGCAATGTATGGTGGCGTTGGTATCAAGCCTTGA
- a CDS encoding SAM-dependent methyltransferase — MTESNLPDIDTTRPSAARMYDYYLGGFHNFEVDRQAAESVLKVYPQVRDAAVANRAFMRRAVRFMVSQGIDQFLDLGSGIPTAGNVHEIAQAINPDARVVYVDIDPVAVAHGQAILEDNENATVIQADARNVESIINHPDAQRLLDFTKPIGILAIAFLHFIEDEGVQKILSAMHSLAVSGSYLAITHSSDGEEFGPEAQRVIRMVQEIYAKSQNPLFFRKLSAIEAMFNGWRLVEPGLVTLPLWRPDDEESLEEEVQRASGWYGGVAVKP; from the coding sequence ATGACAGAATCGAACTTGCCGGATATTGACACGACACGACCGAGCGCCGCGCGGATGTACGACTATTACCTGGGCGGTTTCCACAACTTTGAAGTGGACCGCCAGGCGGCCGAATCTGTCTTGAAGGTGTACCCGCAAGTGCGTGATGCGGCGGTTGCCAATCGTGCTTTTATGCGGCGGGCTGTGCGTTTCATGGTGTCGCAAGGGATTGACCAGTTTTTGGACTTGGGGTCGGGGATTCCGACGGCGGGCAACGTGCACGAGATTGCGCAGGCCATAAACCCCGACGCGCGGGTGGTGTACGTGGATATTGACCCGGTGGCGGTGGCGCATGGGCAAGCAATTCTGGAAGACAATGAAAACGCCACAGTGATTCAAGCCGACGCGCGCAATGTGGAAAGCATCATCAATCACCCCGATGCGCAACGCTTGTTGGATTTCACAAAACCGATAGGCATTCTGGCTATCGCCTTTTTGCATTTTATTGAAGATGAAGGTGTGCAAAAGATTCTGAGTGCCATGCACAGTCTGGCTGTCTCGGGGAGTTATCTCGCCATTACACATTCGTCTGATGGGGAAGAATTTGGTCCCGAAGCACAGCGCGTTATTCGGATGGTGCAGGAAATTTACGCTAAATCACAAAATCCGCTCTTTTTCCGAAAATTATCAGCAATTGAAGCTATGTTCAACGGGTGGCGTTTGGTTGAGCCTGGCTTGGTTACACTGCCTTTGTGGCGACCGGATGATGAAGAGTCGCTCGAAGAAGAAGTTCAACGAGCATCTGGATGGTATGGTGGCGTTGCCGTCAAGCCATAA
- a CDS encoding SAM-dependent methyltransferase encodes MTESNLPDIDTTRPSAARMYDYYLGGFHNFEVDRQAADQLLKIYPQVRDSAVANRAFMRRAVRFMVSQGIDQFLDLGSGIPTAGNVHEIAQAVNPDARVVYVDIDPVAVAHGRAILEGNENATVIQADARDIEQIINHPDVQRLIDFSKPTGFLAVGFFYFVDDEGVKKILETFRSLAVSGSYLAITHGSDDDEIITNDRNRQALDVAKKIYARSPNPLYLRKKHEIEAMFEGWKLVEPGLVFVPLWRPEGEDDPGLDDPAALGMYGGVGIKP; translated from the coding sequence ATGACAGAATCGAACTTGCCGGATATTGACACGACACGACCGAGCGCCGCGCGGATGTACGACTATTACCTGGGCGGTTTCCACAACTTTGAAGTGGACCGCCAGGCGGCGGATCAGCTTCTCAAAATTTACCCACAGGTACGTGATTCCGCAGTTGCCAATCGCGCTTTTATGCGGCGGGCTGTGCGTTTCATGGTGTCGCAAGGGATTGACCAGTTTTTGGATTTGGGGTCGGGGATTCCGACGGCGGGCAACGTGCACGAGATTGCGCAGGCGGTAAACCCCGACGCGCGGGTGGTGTACGTGGATATAGACCCGGTGGCGGTGGCGCATGGGCGCGCAATTCTGGAAGGCAATGAAAACGCCACAGTGATTCAAGCCGACGCGCGCGATATTGAACAAATCATCAACCATCCCGATGTGCAACGCTTGATTGATTTTTCCAAGCCGACGGGTTTTTTGGCGGTGGGCTTTTTCTACTTCGTTGATGATGAAGGAGTGAAGAAAATTCTGGAGACGTTCCGCTCTCTGGCGGTGTCAGGGAGTTATTTGGCAATAACTCATGGATCAGATGACGATGAAATTATCACCAATGATCGCAATCGTCAGGCCTTGGATGTTGCGAAGAAAATTTACGCCCGTTCCCCTAACCCTTTATATTTGCGCAAAAAGCACGAAATTGAAGCGATGTTTGAGGGGTGGAAACTGGTAGAGCCGGGGTTGGTGTTTGTTCCGCTTTGGCGACCGGAAGGTGAGGATGACCCCGGATTGGACGACCCGGCTGCTTTGGGAATGTATGGTGGCGTTGGTATCAAGCCTTGA
- a CDS encoding ATP-binding protein: MRAAGAILVELRCIHAEILPGLLAIFETFLKESLDEEERVACARRLTRLVAELTIGYTNVAQRAVLEQQDRIRASLQKAIAEQQEQLRVLNDLMTRVALFGQLILESHQLQEVFQATVENLVSLFDAQAAAIWFGAGDVLRRVATVGDIPETVGAERIQRADAQTMLAAKAWQQGQMQIEYTLEGAHVAVPFAGQGQEAGIFYVQLPPSVMISQQHKSVFRTLAQIITRAVQMTEAYEQTAEQLQEVERIVQRQTIEGWRSAASLMRQRLLLDGTEFHVLEKPPVGTDLLRPYHVMVEPQRITAPLDVRGTPIGGIVLESEEPREWDEDEVRLVEEASRILTNALEMARLFQEQQRRSLQLQAAAEVGRAASSLLDLDELLNRTVDLIRDAFGYYHAQVFLVDDEGYAAWLKASTGEAGRKLLARKHHLLVGSKSVIGQVTKYGEPVVARDTDQDTIHRKNELLPATRAECAVPLRVGGRIIGALDVQSTEPDVFSPQDIAVLQTLADQLAIAIENARAYERQRETAERLRELDQLKSQFLANMSHELRTPLNSIIGFSRVILKGIDGPINDLQRRDLETIYNSGQHLLSLINDILDISKIEAGKMRLDFEKVDLYQIFDSVLSTAQGLIKDKPVQLVSEIPEGLPQIIADATRVRQILLNLLSNAAKFTEKGEIRVTATQAADEIIISVSDTGPGIPEDQLDKLFEAFYQVDGSMTRKVGGTGLGLAITRHFVEMHGGKIWVRSTVGKGSTFSFSLPIGGPEQAAQKKDGEGASLPGKGYTVVAVDNEPGILELYRKYLEPEGYKVVTLTDERELLAAIEEHQPHLLLMEVSLKHVAGMSLVRALKRNVLTRDIPMIVCTLNGDENELSQAGVEAVLRKPIVRDELVKAVNNLVHIRQKVSPS, from the coding sequence ATGCGCGCCGCCGGTGCTATTCTGGTGGAGCTGCGCTGCATTCACGCCGAGATTCTCCCCGGATTGTTGGCCATTTTTGAGACATTTCTGAAAGAAAGCCTGGATGAAGAGGAACGTGTTGCATGCGCCAGGCGGTTGACGCGCCTTGTGGCCGAATTGACGATTGGCTACACCAATGTTGCCCAAAGGGCTGTGTTGGAGCAGCAAGACCGCATTCGCGCTTCGTTGCAAAAAGCCATTGCAGAGCAACAAGAGCAATTGCGCGTGTTGAATGACCTCATGACACGCGTGGCGCTGTTTGGGCAGTTGATTTTGGAATCACATCAGCTGCAAGAAGTATTCCAGGCAACGGTTGAAAATTTGGTTTCGCTGTTTGACGCACAGGCCGCGGCTATCTGGTTTGGTGCTGGGGATGTATTGAGAAGGGTGGCGACCGTAGGCGATATTCCCGAAACCGTTGGCGCTGAACGCATTCAGCGTGCCGACGCCCAAACAATGCTGGCAGCAAAGGCGTGGCAACAGGGGCAAATGCAGATCGAATATACGCTAGAAGGCGCCCATGTGGCGGTTCCATTTGCAGGCCAGGGGCAGGAAGCGGGTATCTTTTATGTACAATTGCCGCCTTCTGTGATGATCAGCCAGCAACACAAATCTGTTTTTAGAACGCTGGCACAGATCATCACACGCGCTGTGCAGATGACTGAGGCGTATGAGCAGACCGCTGAGCAGTTGCAAGAAGTTGAGCGTATTGTACAGCGCCAAACGATTGAAGGGTGGCGCTCGGCGGCATCTCTCATGCGCCAGCGATTGTTGCTCGACGGTACCGAGTTTCATGTGTTGGAGAAGCCGCCGGTGGGCACAGATTTACTCCGCCCTTATCATGTGATGGTTGAACCGCAACGGATAACCGCGCCTCTGGATGTGCGTGGGACGCCCATTGGCGGGATTGTTCTGGAAAGCGAAGAGCCGCGTGAATGGGACGAGGACGAAGTGCGCCTTGTCGAGGAGGCGTCGAGAATTCTTACAAACGCGTTGGAAATGGCGCGTTTGTTCCAGGAACAGCAGCGACGTTCACTCCAATTGCAGGCGGCTGCCGAAGTGGGGCGTGCAGCGTCTTCACTCCTTGATCTGGATGAGTTGCTCAACCGCACAGTGGACCTAATCCGCGATGCATTCGGGTATTACCACGCCCAAGTCTTCCTGGTGGACGACGAAGGCTATGCGGCGTGGTTGAAAGCGAGTACCGGCGAGGCCGGGCGCAAGCTGTTGGCGCGAAAACACCACTTGCTCGTTGGGAGCAAAAGCGTCATTGGGCAGGTCACCAAGTACGGTGAGCCCGTCGTGGCGCGTGATACAGACCAGGACACAATCCACCGCAAGAACGAATTGCTCCCCGCGACGCGGGCTGAATGTGCGGTGCCTTTGCGGGTTGGGGGGCGTATTATCGGCGCGCTGGACGTGCAGAGCACCGAGCCTGACGTGTTCTCTCCCCAAGATATCGCCGTGCTGCAAACACTCGCCGACCAGTTGGCTATCGCCATCGAAAACGCGCGTGCATACGAACGCCAGCGTGAAACCGCCGAACGCTTGCGCGAACTGGACCAGTTGAAGTCGCAATTCCTGGCGAATATGAGCCACGAATTGCGTACACCGCTCAACTCCATCATCGGCTTCTCGCGCGTGATTTTGAAGGGGATTGACGGTCCTATCAATGATTTGCAGCGGAGAGACCTCGAAACAATCTACAACTCTGGTCAGCACTTGCTGAGCCTTATCAATGACATTCTCGATATTTCAAAAATTGAAGCTGGCAAGATGCGGCTTGACTTCGAGAAAGTGGATTTGTATCAAATCTTTGATAGTGTGCTCAGCACCGCACAGGGGCTGATCAAAGACAAACCGGTTCAGTTGGTGTCCGAAATTCCCGAAGGCTTGCCGCAGATTATCGCTGATGCTACACGTGTCCGCCAGATTTTGCTGAACTTGCTCTCGAATGCCGCCAAGTTCACCGAAAAAGGTGAAATTCGTGTGACGGCGACCCAAGCCGCCGATGAGATTATCATCAGCGTTTCTGACACGGGTCCCGGTATTCCCGAAGACCAGCTGGATAAGCTCTTTGAAGCGTTCTACCAGGTTGACGGTTCGATGACACGCAAAGTTGGCGGGACCGGTTTGGGCTTGGCGATTACACGCCACTTTGTCGAAATGCACGGTGGGAAAATTTGGGTGCGGAGTACCGTTGGGAAAGGGTCGACGTTCTCGTTCTCGCTTCCTATTGGCGGCCCGGAACAAGCCGCTCAGAAGAAGGATGGAGAAGGGGCGTCTTTGCCGGGGAAAGGGTACACCGTTGTTGCTGTGGACAACGAACCCGGTATTTTGGAGTTGTATCGCAAGTACCTGGAGCCGGAAGGCTATAAGGTGGTTACGCTTACCGATGAACGCGAACTCTTGGCAGCCATTGAAGAACACCAGCCCCATCTCTTGCTTATGGAAGTCAGCCTGAAGCATGTGGCCGGCATGAGTTTGGTGCGGGCGTTGAAGCGCAATGTGCTCACGCGTGATATTCCCATGATTGTGTGCACACTCAATGGTGATGAGAATGAATTATCACAAGCCGGCGTCGAAGCTGTTTTGCGGAAACCTATTGTTCGTGATGAATTGGTGAAAGCCGTCAATAATCTGGTACATATTCGCCAGAAGGTCTCACCATCGTAA
- a CDS encoding GAF domain-containing protein produces the protein MGTILSITLLTQLILILYGLRTKRVPWYWILILLVGLVGNGAYLLLYGLAPNTFAFRRAVWTAAFLLPLMTFIYAVGAFYYLYERKMVGRLVHLLPIFLLGLVRMAWEILDHAADVLATVTTPQDLVVVLDSFSISSDFWQTTGPFDPYIARFSGIGFAVVTLLLLVQAAWRWWRLQQRVSPEYNAVSYLIVVMTVSLFIVVPTRIWLDSMIVGQLTVLLLTLALGFMFIIQSESVLDTFTRFLGRYSIGLKLEAGFGLALMLAGVLVAISVATIGSNNFTVENVTTVQHEILEATTQLMLDFRATRIYERNIVANASGPTTQAVDVQMVNDWQQAMARVQADVEHLKELPLTERQQNTVRLIEAAVERYRNDIGAMLGAIMTRGDEQSGEMGRWYQSQLVLQETVAANETVYTTLAPLLAELRQAQLAYMISGRGVRVYEANQTYTAIDKALDEVLRPQLSFDEWRAIDRALENERAAFQGVVRYQTEMQLSRNSMQGNALVIENWTRELSSQANQQFEASVISLLEQQARGTLTLLGVATLITLIVLFVSRTVSQQIIQEALQLADAAQRMASGELTARVNIVSRDELGLVGRTFNEMAARLQDLLETLDARVRRRTSQLETAALVSQESVALQGGQVDELLQRTVELIRERFGFYHAQVFLVDENNEWAVLRASTGEAGRQLLARGHKLQVGSRSVIGRVTADGVPVVARDTDKDSIHRKNELLPQTRAELAVPMKLGDRIIGALDVQSVKPDAFGEDDVVALQILANQIATAVNNARLLRRVQETLRTTNELYTRSRLIAEATEEKEVLQQLDEALQATAVETLRLREGFLATVDSFTEGTVRIECMCVLPTEEKQAFCGQVVPLFQRNAHAFMELLAQDEAVLLDQDTRDVLSEEVRRIVKDMPYVAILPLVVERTVFAVAVLAGNWSEMLSIEQLTPYLTLFDQAGTVIENIRLLRRTAEALESTNRLYQTVSRFAQAESVETIADVLADTARAQGFDGAYLAVLPKPVRVDVEEALAHEYTVVPRTWVEGLPDTPFRFRWRKQARAFLKETFTNREYVGIEHEEAHRRVKALIRAEGVTLPEFQTMLFRPLMTRDQMTGVLLLVARDSLEIDRETERFFLSLTEQTSISLETVMLFEQTRRSLERTEALYEAGRLLTQADEHSDLAAAALPLARYFGHQWVSMPLLVEETGEDALVNYVADVRHGDVERRLMSKAFFDMARTLFEENQPYIAFDDVENAPLPEQLRKLLQENDIRALLSVPLRVRGQVQGFLVFSSVEPHAFTEEELEVARAFAGQTALALESLQLIERIENELRETQALYRVSRGLLQAERPRDMARLLFESAKESGLFTPDVPAFIAVDELHVDPHGRVTSLRVIGLASSVPSAEDRFEGRVFDVREMPAMGTLDPNADTPLVFEDIETADALTAADREAARALNFRSTVLVPFRIGTDGYGLIQMGQARPRAYTPSEIQRLQTLAGQIGVVLENRRLFERTQQALQETRTLYDTIQNLLMATTIEDIQQRLYETLAERVHPLRVGLWLFDRPHSVDEHPEGLRLVSSGGEEAINMPIGSYLPADRFPTIKRLRASEPFFITDAEAELEDDPALREVITRTGARALAVYPLTRGNTWFGVAIITWAHPRKVSEDEDRLLAAIFSQTAIVLQNRRLLETVQQTLERTQRLYRASRRMSAASTIQEIADAFLEALEDRWESVGLLLFPQPVNVGETPPEKVILRAAAPLEKAVLPPGTVLERPVIPMYEHVMKERIVIVEDAATDERLTEPARQMLLAQKARRLALIQLVVGNRWLGWVSLRANDIAHVDAQQLDALLTLADQAAVVIENLRLFQSAQRRAWREETVARIASKVFMLNNPRDVLEVGMQELQQALGVRRVAAWIETAHLQEQEDETQSFATGALRRPKLDDGNGHSDENI, from the coding sequence ATGGGGACGATTCTCTCGATTACACTGCTCACGCAATTGATTCTGATATTGTATGGCCTGCGTACCAAACGCGTGCCCTGGTACTGGATTCTCATTTTGCTTGTTGGCCTCGTGGGCAACGGCGCTTATCTTCTGTTGTATGGTCTGGCGCCAAACACATTTGCCTTTCGGCGCGCCGTCTGGACAGCGGCGTTTCTCTTGCCACTGATGACTTTTATCTACGCTGTCGGCGCGTTTTACTACTTGTATGAGCGGAAGATGGTGGGGCGGCTTGTCCACTTGCTTCCCATCTTTTTATTAGGACTGGTGCGCATGGCTTGGGAAATCCTCGACCATGCAGCGGATGTTTTAGCAACTGTAACCACTCCCCAGGACCTGGTTGTTGTATTAGATTCTTTCTCCATTTCCTCGGATTTCTGGCAAACAACAGGACCTTTTGACCCCTATATTGCTCGGTTTAGCGGCATTGGGTTTGCTGTCGTCACTTTGCTTCTGTTGGTGCAAGCCGCCTGGCGTTGGTGGCGGTTGCAACAGCGGGTTTCTCCCGAGTACAACGCTGTCTCGTATCTCATTGTCGTTATGACAGTGAGCTTGTTTATCGTCGTTCCCACGCGCATCTGGCTCGATTCGATGATTGTGGGCCAGCTCACAGTGTTGCTGTTGACGTTGGCGCTGGGCTTTATGTTCATCATTCAATCGGAGAGCGTGCTCGATACGTTTACGCGCTTCCTCGGGCGCTATTCCATTGGCTTGAAACTGGAAGCCGGTTTTGGCCTGGCTTTGATGCTGGCTGGGGTGTTGGTGGCTATTTCGGTGGCGACAATTGGGAGCAATAACTTCACGGTTGAAAATGTTACCACCGTACAACATGAAATTTTGGAAGCCACAACGCAACTCATGCTCGATTTTCGCGCCACACGCATTTATGAGCGGAATATTGTCGCGAACGCTTCGGGTCCTACAACACAGGCTGTTGACGTGCAGATGGTCAATGATTGGCAGCAAGCCATGGCGCGTGTCCAGGCGGATGTAGAGCACTTGAAGGAATTGCCATTGACCGAGCGGCAGCAAAACACAGTGCGTCTTATTGAAGCAGCTGTCGAGCGGTATCGCAATGACATTGGTGCCATGCTTGGCGCCATTATGACCCGCGGCGACGAGCAGAGCGGTGAAATGGGGCGCTGGTATCAGTCGCAACTTGTTTTGCAAGAGACGGTTGCTGCCAATGAAACGGTTTATACAACATTAGCCCCCCTCTTGGCTGAATTGCGCCAGGCTCAGCTGGCGTACATGATTAGCGGGCGCGGTGTGCGGGTCTACGAAGCCAACCAAACCTACACAGCGATTGATAAAGCGCTGGATGAGGTTTTGCGCCCACAGTTGTCTTTTGATGAATGGCGCGCAATTGACCGCGCCCTGGAAAACGAGCGCGCTGCCTTCCAGGGTGTTGTTCGATATCAAACAGAGATGCAATTGTCACGCAACAGTATGCAAGGCAATGCCTTGGTGATCGAAAACTGGACCCGCGAATTGTCTTCGCAGGCGAATCAACAGTTTGAAGCGAGCGTGATTTCCCTCCTGGAACAACAAGCGCGTGGGACGCTGACGCTCCTGGGTGTCGCCACGCTGATTACGTTGATTGTACTTTTTGTTTCACGCACGGTTTCCCAGCAGATTATTCAAGAGGCGTTGCAGTTGGCCGACGCCGCGCAACGTATGGCCAGTGGCGAATTGACGGCGCGTGTCAATATTGTCTCGCGTGACGAGTTGGGCCTGGTTGGACGTACTTTCAACGAAATGGCGGCGCGCTTGCAAGATTTGCTTGAGACGCTGGATGCCCGTGTGCGACGCCGCACAAGTCAGTTGGAAACGGCTGCTTTGGTGAGCCAGGAATCTGTTGCCCTGCAAGGTGGGCAAGTTGATGAGTTGCTGCAACGCACCGTTGAACTGATTCGTGAACGCTTTGGCTTTTATCACGCCCAGGTCTTCTTGGTGGATGAAAACAACGAGTGGGCGGTTTTGCGTGCCAGCACTGGCGAAGCAGGCCGCCAATTGCTAGCCCGTGGACATAAATTACAGGTTGGCTCGCGCAGTGTTATCGGGCGTGTCACCGCTGATGGGGTGCCTGTTGTTGCCCGTGATACTGACAAAGACAGTATTCACCGCAAGAATGAATTGCTCCCGCAAACGCGTGCGGAATTGGCTGTGCCGATGAAATTGGGGGATCGCATTATCGGCGCGTTGGACGTGCAAAGCGTCAAGCCGGATGCGTTTGGCGAAGACGACGTCGTGGCGTTGCAAATTCTCGCCAACCAGATTGCGACCGCTGTGAATAACGCGCGTTTGCTCCGCCGGGTGCAGGAAACATTGCGCACAACCAACGAACTCTACACCCGCAGCCGCTTGATTGCTGAAGCAACAGAAGAAAAAGAAGTCCTGCAACAGCTGGATGAAGCACTCCAAGCGACAGCCGTCGAAACGTTGCGTTTGCGCGAAGGGTTCTTGGCAACGGTTGATTCGTTTACCGAGGGGACTGTTCGCATTGAGTGCATGTGCGTTTTGCCAACAGAAGAAAAACAAGCGTTCTGCGGGCAGGTTGTGCCGCTCTTCCAGAGAAATGCGCATGCCTTTATGGAGTTGTTGGCGCAGGACGAAGCCGTTTTGCTCGATCAGGATACCCGCGATGTGCTCTCGGAAGAGGTGCGTCGCATCGTGAAAGATATGCCGTATGTGGCTATTTTGCCACTCGTAGTTGAGCGCACTGTGTTTGCGGTTGCTGTGTTGGCTGGTAACTGGAGCGAGATGCTCTCGATCGAGCAGTTGACACCATACCTGACGCTCTTTGACCAGGCGGGTACGGTGATCGAAAACATTCGCTTGCTACGCCGTACAGCCGAAGCATTGGAGAGCACCAACCGACTTTATCAGACAGTGAGTCGGTTTGCACAGGCTGAATCAGTGGAAACGATTGCCGATGTGCTAGCGGATACGGCTCGCGCACAAGGGTTCGACGGTGCTTACTTGGCTGTGTTGCCGAAGCCCGTACGTGTGGATGTTGAAGAGGCTTTGGCGCATGAATACACCGTGGTGCCGCGCACGTGGGTGGAAGGGTTGCCTGACACACCATTCCGATTCCGCTGGCGAAAACAGGCACGCGCCTTTTTGAAAGAAACATTTACCAACCGCGAATATGTTGGTATTGAACATGAGGAAGCGCATCGCCGTGTCAAGGCTCTGATTCGTGCTGAAGGCGTGACATTGCCTGAATTTCAAACAATGCTATTCCGTCCCCTGATGACGCGTGACCAGATGACAGGGGTGCTTCTCCTTGTGGCGCGTGATTCACTGGAGATTGACCGCGAGACAGAACGTTTCTTCCTCTCATTGACCGAACAAACAAGCATCTCGCTTGAAACGGTCATGCTCTTTGAGCAGACGCGCCGTTCGTTGGAGCGCACCGAAGCCTTGTATGAAGCCGGGCGGCTCCTCACACAAGCCGATGAGCATAGCGACCTGGCGGCTGCGGCTTTGCCGCTGGCACGCTATTTTGGCCACCAGTGGGTGAGCATGCCTTTGTTGGTGGAAGAAACGGGTGAGGACGCCCTGGTTAATTATGTGGCTGATGTGCGGCATGGCGACGTCGAACGCCGCCTCATGTCAAAAGCATTTTTCGATATGGCTCGCACGCTCTTTGAGGAAAATCAACCCTACATTGCTTTTGATGATGTTGAAAATGCACCATTGCCTGAACAATTGCGTAAATTGTTGCAAGAAAACGACATACGCGCGCTGTTGTCTGTGCCATTGCGTGTACGTGGACAGGTGCAAGGCTTCCTGGTTTTTAGCTCTGTAGAACCACACGCCTTTACAGAAGAAGAACTTGAAGTAGCAAGGGCGTTTGCGGGGCAAACGGCCTTGGCGCTGGAAAGCTTGCAACTGATTGAGCGTATCGAAAACGAATTGCGCGAAACACAAGCGTTGTACCGCGTTTCGCGTGGTTTGTTGCAAGCCGAAAGGCCGCGAGATATGGCGCGCTTGCTTTTTGAAAGTGCCAAGGAATCAGGATTGTTTACGCCTGATGTGCCCGCTTTCATTGCTGTGGATGAACTGCATGTTGACCCACATGGTCGCGTCACGTCGTTGCGGGTGATTGGTTTGGCCTCATCGGTGCCTTCAGCAGAAGATCGCTTTGAGGGACGCGTCTTTGACGTGCGAGAAATGCCCGCCATGGGCACCCTGGACCCCAATGCCGATACCCCGTTGGTTTTTGAAGATATCGAGACAGCAGACGCGTTGACCGCCGCCGACCGGGAAGCGGCGCGTGCGCTCAACTTCCGCAGCACTGTGCTGGTCCCGTTCCGCATTGGTACTGATGGCTACGGGTTGATACAGATGGGACAAGCGCGTCCGCGTGCATATACCCCCTCGGAAATCCAGCGTCTCCAGACATTGGCGGGGCAAATCGGTGTTGTGCTGGAAAACCGCCGTCTGTTCGAGCGAACGCAACAGGCGTTGCAAGAAACGCGCACCTTGTACGACACAATTCAGAACCTGTTGATGGCGACAACGATCGAGGATATTCAGCAACGCCTCTACGAGACATTGGCGGAGCGTGTGCACCCCTTGCGTGTGGGCTTGTGGCTCTTTGACCGCCCGCATAGCGTAGATGAGCATCCTGAAGGCTTGCGGTTGGTTTCGTCGGGGGGCGAAGAAGCAATCAACATGCCGATTGGTTCATATTTGCCCGCGGATCGTTTCCCCACGATCAAACGTTTGCGTGCGTCGGAACCGTTCTTCATCACCGATGCTGAAGCCGAATTGGAAGACGACCCCGCGTTGCGAGAAGTGATTACTCGCACGGGGGCGCGTGCCTTGGCCGTCTATCCGCTGACACGCGGCAACACCTGGTTTGGTGTAGCTATTATCACGTGGGCGCATCCGCGAAAGGTGTCGGAAGATGAAGACCGCCTGCTTGCGGCAATCTTCTCGCAAACAGCCATTGTGTTGCAGAACCGTCGTTTGCTAGAAACAGTGCAACAAACGCTCGAACGTACTCAGCGCTTGTATCGCGCGAGCCGCCGCATGAGTGCCGCATCGACCATACAAGAAATTGCTGATGCCTTCCTGGAAGCATTGGAAGATCGGTGGGAAAGTGTTGGTTTGCTGCTCTTCCCGCAGCCTGTGAATGTGGGTGAAACACCTCCTGAGAAAGTTATCTTGCGGGCGGCGGCGCCACTTGAAAAGGCTGTTTTGCCGCCGGGAACAGTGCTCGAACGCCCGGTTATCCCCATGTATGAGCATGTGATGAAAGAGCGCATTGTGATTGTTGAAGATGCAGCGACAGATGAACGCTTGACGGAACCAGCGCGCCAGATGTTGTTGGCGCAGAAAGCGCGCCGTTTGGCGCTCATCCAACTGGTGGTAGGCAACCGCTGGTTAGGGTGGGTGAGTTTGCGCGCCAACGACATCGCCCATGTTGATGCCCAACAACTCGACGCTTTGCTGACGCTGGCCGACCAGGCTGCGGTTGTGATTGAGAACTTGCGTCTTTTCCAATCGGCACAGCGCCGTGCGTGGCGCGAAGAAACCGTGGCGCGTATTGCCAGCAAAGTCTTCATGTTGAACAACCCGCGCGATGTGCTCGAAGTGGGCATGCAGGAGTTGCAACAGGCGCTGGGGGTGCGCCGTGTCGCGGCGTGGATTGAAACAGCCCATTTGCAAGAGCAAGAGGATGAGACGCAATCATTTGCGACTGGCGCTCTCAGGCGTCCAAAATTGGACGATGGGAATGGTCATAGCGATGAAAACATCTAA